In Chanodichthys erythropterus isolate Z2021 chromosome 11, ASM2448905v1, whole genome shotgun sequence, a single window of DNA contains:
- the rfx7a gene encoding DNA-binding protein RFX7, translating to MADDQQQSDPGVGPLPSAVQGLQGPEANALQLKIKNSICKTVQSKVDCILQDVEKLTDIEKLYLYLKLPSGPSSGIEKNEQSSMSSSRTQQMHAFSWIRNHLEEHPETSLPKQEVYDEYKSYCDSLGYHALSAADFGKIMKNVFPNMKARRLGMRGKSKYCYSGLRKKAFVHMPSLPNLDLHKSGDGCEVFEPTGQLSSAEDEVRIAACGLVCEWAQKVLSRQFDSVEDLARFLLNSHYIGTKSVAALTVMTGSPSGAKMSIQSSAFAPTADEHSFQPQVKTLVSSSIDAKQQLQRKIQKKQQEQKLHSPLPGEVQARRADGGITPGAGTGIPCGSPALLSPQPIGIVVAAVSSPITVQRSKQLMSPSPLPMAAADSKVLPVNFQVVTQSVQPVKQCPKTPHNIPASPVSDRSARHRYAQILPKPSASSGITLRSPTLLITNSPIKTVMSTPHVGSVNVVKMTTISLGSNGSGTSTPADTSTSNKVRPASAGVASLSDDLQPVTRVRSGSIAAMPSVLARSGRSTTTPVIDTKTNIEAIIGSGQEQGGSSRLASTPDAVGGVQRSGILKPRAASVPTLDKGSLGLDIGTKCNGRTLLSANTLAAGSNNTSNTNESTLYQNTSSTQSVSSNAVVTSPKDVVLASKSPHKRPGLCTDLSPTPVKKAHISVQPAGGSDGQKSEIMIKPFPRSCTPIRPESAPLTALGKATVASVRNTGFQTIRRPQCVSQGRWEGASSVRDYRVPITSISSQDTSVGNTMFQTVSRPRSISQGRWEGSSTGLEGRAEVTRTVSAPGQALLQQVTKNSQDLLIEQSDDSAVCELKSVFWNSEPQDGTQQHQDVYGPQMMSEPKQMSTPVMEHLPAIAQPSPANQQAQMSDYGTQANVGYYPFNDDDMTQDSIVEELVQMEEQMKINNSIQNFSNCVDISMQGQHQTMQTTIMSTLQTNTLYYCSAHSSSTPIQTPTLTPTPTSEMMGNGQGLMHESPCLRLVPTTPVDSALGSSRQTPIGTPHSNCSSSVPPSPVECRNPFAFTPINSSITGYHDGSTVSSSPVKPMQRPMATHPDKTKLEWMNSGYSNSGGNSNNGISILPNYQDLVDDHFRKPHAFAIPGQTCQSQSRHHDMHISRLTPISPVQQQVASMASLNKTEGFAVPAPLDNKASTSSSGSGAFRCRSVSPAVRQRNLSGTQAPNVPHSVVSPFNSPVTPEVLNIFSNSDPDASVSSMAQRSQSVPVTVMMQSEVQPMQSGQQINTKNITNVLISKMDGDGDDSVRGLGINNMPSNYTARMNLTQILETTTVPSFPGSASHQALISPCSSAFESQKPGYLMKNAREEPMSFSVDESQAQSASGEHQPLQQQQCLGRRQLLGQEQQSQVMLLPLQQNLQQHQHQQPLDLDRTVKDLLNEESLNAGSQLVGQGSELSAGGSEFTSDMRLTSELNGGINDLNTLDTNLLFDPSQQQGQYEDSTLEELKNDPLFQQICSETVNSAGFDWLESKDQATVEMLG from the exons CAAGATGTGGAGAAGCTTACAGACATTGAAAAACTCTACCTCTATCTCAAGTTGCCTTCTGGACCCAGCAGTGGCATTGAGAAAAA TGAGCAAAGCTCCATGTCATCAAGTCGTACCCAGCAGATGCACGCATTTAGCTGGATTCGGAACCATCTTGAGGAGCATCCTGAAACATCACTGCCTAAACAAGAAGTCTACGATGAGTACAA GAGTTACTGTGATAGCCTGGGGTATCACGCTCTCAGTGCTGCAGACTTTGGAAAGATCATGAAGAACGTCTTTCCTAACATGAAAGCACGTCGACTTGGCATGCGAGGCAAATCCAA ATATTGCTATAGTGGACTTAGGAAGAAGGCTTTTGTACACATGCCATCTCTACCCAACCTAGATCTTCACAAATCAGGTGATGGG TGTGAAGTGTTCGAGCCTACTGGTCAACTGTCCAGTGCAGAAGATGAGGTGCGCATTGCCGCTTGTGGGTTGGTGTGTGAGTGGGCACAGAAAGTGCTGAGTCGGCAGTTTGACAGCGTTGAAGACCTGGCTCGGTTTCTTTTGAATAGCCACTACATTGGAACTAAGTCTGTGGCTGCTCTTACTGTGATGACCGGTTCCCCCTCAG GAGCAAAGATGTCCATTCAGTCATCTGCATTTGCTCCCACAGCCGATGAACACTCATTCCAGCCTCAGGTTAAAACCCTGGTCTCATCCTCCATAGATGCCAAACAACAGCTACAAAGGAAGATACAGAAGAAGCAGCAGGAACAGAAACTGCATTCTCCACTTCCTGGTGAAGTTCAGGCCAGGAGGGCAGATGGGGGCATAACTCCCGGGGCAGGGACAGGCATACCTTGTGGAAGTCCTGCTCTTCTTTCACCACAACCTATTGGGATTGTGGTTGCAGCTGTTTCCAGCCCCATCACG GTTCAGAGGAGTAAGCAGTTGATGTCTCCTAGCCCTCTTCCCATGGCAGCTGCAGACAGCAAAGTTCTTCCTGTAAACTTTCAAGTGGTTACCCAGTCAGTGCAGCCTGTTAAGCAGTGCCCAAAGACACCTCATAACATCCCAGCTAGTCCGGTAAGCGATCGATCAGCCCGGCACCGGTATGCCCAAATCCTGCCTAAACCATCTGCCTCAAGTGGCATAACCCTGCGCTCGCCAACCCTGCTTATCACCAACAGCCCCATAAAGACGGTAATGTCTACTCCACATGTTGGTTCGGTCAATGTTGTCAAGATGACAACAATATCTCTGGGATCTAATGGCAGTGGTACCAGCACACCAGCAGATACCTCTACCAGCAACAAAGTCAGACCTGCATCTGCTGGAGTTGCCAGCCTCAGTGATGATCTACAGCCAGTTACGCGTGTTCGCAGTGGATCTATAGCTGCAATGCCATCTGTTTTGGCAAGATCAGGACGCTCAACCACAACGCCTGTCATCGACACTAAAACAAATATCGAAGCCATAATTGGAAGTGGTCAAGAGCAGGGTGGTAGTAGTAGGCTGGCAAGCACTCCAGATGCCGTTGGTGGTGTACAGCGGTCAGGAATTCTCAAACCCAGAGCGGCTAGCGTACCCACTCTTGACAAGGGCTCTCTCGGATTGGACATAGGGACCAAATGCAATGGGAGGACACTCCTTAGTGCCAATACTCTGGCTGCTGGCAGCAATAATACGTCAAACACTAATGAAAGCACTTTGTACCAGAACACAAGCAGCACTCAGTCAGTCAGCAGTAATGCGGTTGTGACGTCACCCAAAGATGTAGTGTTGGCATCCAAGAGCCCTCACAAGAGACCTGGCTTATGCACTGATTTGAGCCCAACACCTGTTAAAAAAGCCCACATCTCTGTGCAACCAGCTGGTGGATCCGATGGACAGAAGTCCGAAATAATGATCAAGCCATTTCCAAGATCATGTACTCCAATCAGGCCAGAAAGTGCACCTCTTACAGCCTTAGGCAAAGCTACTGTGGCTTCTGTCAGGAATACTGGCTTCCAGACAATTCGCAGGCCACAATGCGTCTCCCAGGGAAGATGGGAAGGTGCTTCATCAGTAAGGGATTATAGAGTTCCCATCACCTCTATATCAAGTCAGGATACATCAGTAGGGAATACCATGTTTCAGACTGTTAGCAGGCCTCGAAGCATCTCCCAAGGGAGATGGGAAGGATCTTCAACAGGACTTGAAGGTAGAGCTGAGGTCACCCGTACTGTCAGTGCTCCAGGTCAAGCTTTGCTACAACAAGTAACAAAAAACTCACAGGATTTGCTTATAGAGCAATCTGACGACTCTGCAGTATGTGAACTGAAGAGTGTGTTTTGGAATAGTGAGCCACAAGATGGCACTCAGCAACATCAAGATGTTTATGGTCCGCAAATGATGTCTGAGCCAAAGCAAATGTCCACCCCAGTGATGGAGCATCTTCCTGCAATTGCTCAACCCTCTCCTGCTAACCAACAGGCACAGATGAGTGACTATGGAACCCAGGCCAACGTTGGCTACTACCCCTTTAATGATGATGACATGACCCAGGATAGCATTGTTGAGGAACTTGTTCAAATGGAAGAGCAGATGAAAATTAACAATAGCATACAAAATTTTAGCAACTGTGTGGATATTTCCATGCAAGGCCAGCATCAAACCATGCAGACTACCATAATGTCTACCCTTCAGACTAACACTCTGTACTACTGCTCTGCTCATAGCAGCAGCACCCCAATCCAAACACCCACTCTTACACCTACTCCCACTTCCGAGATGATGGGAAACGGCCAGGGATTGATGCACGAAAGCCCCTGTTTGCGCCTAGTCCCCACCACTCCGGTCGACAGTGCTCTTGGAAGTAGTCGACAAACACCTATCGGCACACCACACTCCAACTGCAGCAGTAGTGTCCCACCCAGCCCAGTGGAATGCAGGAACCCTTTTGCATTTACTCCGATTAACTCCAGCATCACTGGATACCATGATGGAAGTACTGTCTCCTCGAGCCCTGTCAAGCCCATGCAAAGACCAATGGCAACACATCCAGATAAAACTAAACTGGAGTGGATGAACAGTGGGTACAGTAACAGTGGTGGGAACTCTAACAATGGCATTAGCATTCTGCCCAACTACCAAGACCTGGTAGATGACCACTTTCGAAAGCCTCACGCCTTTGCCATCCCGGGCCAAACCTGTCAGTCGCAAAGCAGACATCATGACATGCATATCAGCCGCTTGACACCCATTTCACCTGTCCAGCAGCAAGTGGCAAGCATGGCTAGCCTCAACAAGACAGAGGGTTTTGCTGTCCCAGCACCCCTTGACAACAAAGCAAGCACCTCCTCCTCAGGGTCTGGAGCATTTCGTTGCCGCAGCGTTAGCCCGGCAGTCAGGCAGCGCAACTTGAGTGGGACTCAAGCTCCCAATGTTCCTCACTCTGTGGTCTCTCCTTTCAACTCACCTGTAACACCTGAAGTGCTAAACATCTTTTCTAACAGTGACCCTGATGCAAGTGTCAGCAGCATGGCACAGAGGAGTCAGTCTGTTCCAGTCACCGTGATGATGCAATCTGAAGTTCAACCCATGCAGTCAGGCCAGCAAATTAATACCAAAAACATCACCAATGTCCTCATCAGCAAAATGGATGGCGATGGAGATGACTCGGTACGTGGCCTCGGAATCAATAACATGCCGTCCAACTACACTGCCCGCATGAATCTCACCCAGATTCTGGAGACCACCACAGTGCCCAGCTTCCCTGGTAGTGCCAGCCACCAAGCTCTGATCTCACCTTGTTCATCAGCCTTTGAGTCCCAGAAGCCTGGTTACCTCATGAAAAATGCCAGGGAGGAGCCGATGAGTTTCTCTGTAGACGAAAGCCAAGCACAATCAGCCTCAGGGGAGCACCAGCCGCTACAACAGCAACAGTGCTTAGGCAGACGGCAGCTCCTTGGGCAGGAACAGCAGAGTCAGGTCATGCTGTTACCTCTACAGCAAAACCTCCAACAACATCAGCACCAGCAACCATTGGATTTAGACAGAACTGTTAAAGATCTTTTAAATGAGGAAAGCTTGAATGCTGGCTCACAGCTTGTGGGTCAAGGATCAGAGCTTAGTGCTGGGGGTTCAGAGTTTACCAGCGATATGCGACTAACCTCTGAGCTCAACGGTGGCATAAATGACTTAAATACATTGGACACCAACCTTCTTTTTGACCCTAGTCAACAGCAAGGACAATATGAAGACTCAACACTGGAAGAACTGAAGAATGACCCACTTTTTCAACAGATTTGCAGCGAGACTGTGAATTCTGCTGGCTTTGACTGGTTGGAGAGCAAAGACCAGGCAACAGTGGAAATGTTGggttaa